In Pleuronectes platessa chromosome 4, fPlePla1.1, whole genome shotgun sequence, the following proteins share a genomic window:
- the gdnfb gene encoding glial cell line-derived neurotrophic factor, translating into MKLWDSLTTCLILLTAVRASPLLRDQRQSVSAKRRGRAAASSSSESPLELPPVRIRLSVASSGISLSDADTMDWRDTLAAGEKYTMEEPRPGDFEDLVEFIKVTIGRRRRSSTSTVSSSTSSFSTTSSPSKENLSSSTRHRRERKKGASQQQGKGGRGGARGGGTGRKVRVGGGRGQGCVLKQIHLNVTDLGLGYRSGEEMIFRYCSGPCRKSETNYDKILYNLAHNRRFPPKDTPPQACCRPIAFDDDLSFLDDNLVYHTMKKHSARKCGCV; encoded by the exons ATGAAGTTATGGGACAGTCTGACCACTTGTTTGATTCTGCTGACCGCCGTGCGCGCCAGCCCGCTGCTCCGGGACCAGCGCCAGTCAGTGTCCGCCAAGAGGAGAGGGCgcgccgccgcctcctcctcctccgagagTCCCCTGGAGCTCCCCCCGGTTCGGATCCGCCTGTCGGTCGCCTCCTCGGGCATCAGCCTCTCTGATGCGGACACGATGGACTGGAGGGACACGCTGGCTGCTGGAGAGAAAT ACACAATGGAGGAGCCCCGTCCCGGTGACTTTGAAGATCTGGTGGAATTTATCAAAGTGACCATCGGTAGAAGACGtcgctcctccacctccaccgtgTCCTCATCTACCTCTTctttctccaccacctcctccccctccaaagAAAACTTGAGCAGCAGCACTCGGCATAGAAGGGAGCGAAAGAAAGGGGCGAGCCAGCAGCAAggtaaaggaggaagaggaggagctagaGGCGGAGGGACAGGCCGGAAGGTGAGAgtaggaggaggcagaggacagGGCTGTGTGCTAAAACAGATCCACCTCAACGTGACGGACCTGGGTCTGGGCTACCGCTCCGGGGAGGAGATGATATTCAGGTACTGCTCCGGACCCTGCAGGAAGTCCGAGACCAACTACGACAAAATCCTCTACAACCTCGCTCACAACAGACGGTTTCCTCCCAAGGACACGCCCCCTCAGGCTTGTTGTCGGCCAATAGCGTTTGACGATGATCTCTCATTTCTGGACGACAACCTTGTGTACCACACGATGAAGAAGCACTCTGCCAGgaagtgtggttgtgtgtag
- the ndc80 gene encoding kinetochore protein NDC80 homolog codes for MERGRLSRATSSRPPEVPMRVQDSNRMSMYTTPQSKQPSFGKLSIPKPQSVTSDRRTSFFGARTSGASMSRNSTMSGFGGTEKIKDARPLHDKAYVQQCIRTLHEYLMEQGYPGTLSPKTLTSPSTKEFVKIFEFVYRQLDPTFEMPNSKVEEEVPAILKALKYPFVLSKSSMYSVGAPHTWPQALGALMWLIDNVKIYSGFSKQELLFSDFCEDSDNIEEGADYNKLFLDYTAETYSKFMQGDDTFEDEDDSFLTKLKKLYNVDECLLASMLEKHRILSDEVELLEKESQTDRLMTKRMEKMKLQADLKKLQSYRISQESFKANLENKASELKDDLETTASHLESLKHEQYELQHLLQNQKFTPADVERINREKRELQQTLTSISKSLEDSEQHKWNEEIALAKGNEKAELKVAEYHKLARKLKLIPLSAENACGHDFEIKPFENGPNGMVQHKTQIQMLLRKLVGDVEEENSRLGNMILSLEESCEQLNSNILDKSNDLKQLREQIRKLDERLDSGMQELAREEQDWAAEMESMDNHRKLLEKKVNYGYDESVQQLKAAQQQYHLVLQETNEERRMVASNLTSVFTTAANHLSITEKWLDDLHSRMQRSCSKAVEEDAAAVQTMQEALKSFKSKATRL; via the exons ATGGAGCG TGGGAGGCTGAGCCGAGCGACCAGCAGCCGACCGCCCGAAGTGCCGATGAGGGTGCAGGACAGCAACAGGATGAGCATGTACACAACGCCCCAGAG TAAACAGCCTTCGTTTGGAAAACTCAGCATTCCCAAACCCCagtctgtgacctctgaccgaCGAACCAGCTTCTTCGGTGCCCG GACGAGTGGAGCCAGCATGAGTCGCAACAGCACCATGTCTGGCTTTGGAGGAACTGAGAAGATTAAAGACGCCAGACCTCTGCATGATAAAGCTTACGTTCAGCAGTGTATCAGGACGCTGCATGAG TATTTGATGGAGCAGGGTTACCCAGGAACTCTGTCACCCAAGACTCTCACGTCTCCCTCCACCAAGGAGTTTGTGAAAATTTTTGAGTTTGTCTACCGTCAACTGGACCCGACCTTTGAGATGCCGAACTctaaagtggaggaggaggttcccGCTATCCTCAAAGCTCTGAA GTATCCATTTGTCCTCTCAAAGAGTTCAATGTATTCTGTGGGAGCTCCTCATACGTGGCCTCAGGCCCTGGGTGCGCTCATGTGGCTGATTGACAACGTTAAG ATCTACTCGGGTTTCAGTAAACAGGAGTTGCTGTTCAGCGACTTTTGTGAAGACAGTGACAACATCGAGGAAGGGGCCGATTACAACAAG CTCTTCTTGGATTACACAGCAGAGACATACTCCAAGTTCATGCAGGGTGATGACACGtttgaggatgaggatgactCATTCCTCACTAAACTAA AGAAGCTTTACAACGTTGACGAATGCCTGCTGGCCTCGATGTTGGAGAAGCACAGAATCCTCAGTGATGAGGTTGAACTGCTGGAGAAGGAGAGCCAGACG GACCGGCTAATGACAAAGAGGATGGAAAAGATGAAGCTGCAGGCCGACCTCAAGAAGCTCCAGAGTTACCGGATCAGCCAGGAGTCCTTTAAAGCCAACCTGGAAAACAAAGCCTCAGAACTGAAAGATGACCTGGAGACCACTG CCAGTCATCTGGAGtctctgaaacatgagcagTATGAGCTGCAACACCTCCTGCAGAACCAGAAGTTTACACCAGCTGACGTAGAGAGGatcaacagagagaagagagaactcCAACAGACCCTCACCAGTATCAGCAAGAGCCTGGAGGATTCTGAGCAGCACAAGTGGAACGAAGAGATCGCTCTGGCCAAAGGGAATGAGAAG GCTGAGTTGAAGGTGGCGGAGTACCACAAGCTGGCCCGTAAACTGAAGCTGATACCGCTCTCTGCAGAGAACGCCTGTGGTCATGATTTTGAGatcaaaccttttgaaaatggaCCCAACGGCATGGTTCAGCATAAAACACAGATACAG ATGTTGCTGAGAAAGCTGGTTGGTgacgtggaggaggagaacagccGATTGGGCAACATGATCCTCAGTCTGGAGGAGTCTTGTGAACAG ttgAATTCGAACATCTTGGACAAGTCCAACGATCTAAAGCAGCTGAGAGAACAAATTCGCAAGCTGGACGAACGGTTGGATTCCGGCATGCAG gagctgGCTCGAGAGGAGCAGGATTGGGCAGCAGAGATGGAGTCAATGGACAACCATCGTAAACTTCTGGAGAAAAAAGTCAACTATGGTTACGATGAATCGGTGCAACAGCTGAAGGCAGCACAGCAACA GTACCACCTGGTGCTGCAGGAGACCAATGAGGAGAGGCGAATGGTGGCCAGCAACCTGACGTCTGTGTTCACCACAGCAGCCAaccacctgtcaatcacagaG AAGTGGCTGGATGATCTGCACAGCCGAATGCAGCGCTCCTGCTCGAAGGCCGTGGaagaggatgctgctgctgtgcagaCCATGCAGGAAGCTTTGAAGAGCTTCAAGTCCAAGGCCACCAGACTGTAA